One Coffea arabica cultivar ET-39 chromosome 5e, Coffea Arabica ET-39 HiFi, whole genome shotgun sequence DNA segment encodes these proteins:
- the LOC113722656 gene encoding uncharacterized protein isoform X1 — MNLEECNCRILRNLVGEGAVTVVNTTMMVHPFLNDGGENASCGQDKRKKKKDEEEEKEGYNYVLLIKNKECICQIYSYRVDKKEALPPLGTLKCSQIYSQYHEACVEERGRKIDLASGSWYSCYTCQEVYLGLQGQGGLMNLLHDGA; from the exons ATGAATCTAGAAGAATGCAATTGCAGAATATTGAGGAATTTGGTGGGAGAAGGGGCAGTAACAGTTGTCAATACAACCATGATGGTGCATCCATTCCTGAACGAT GGAGGCGAAAATGCTTCTTGCGGACaggacaaaagaaagaagaagaaagatgaagaagaagaaaaggaaggatATAACTATGTGTTGCTCATCAAAAATAAAGAA TGCATTTGCCAGATCTACAGCTACAGAGTGGACAAAAAAGAAGCATTACCACCTCTTGGCACATTGAAGTGCTCCCAAATCTACAGCCAGT ATCATGAAGCTTGCGTGGAAGAACGTGGTAGAAAAATAGACTTGGCTTCTGGTAGCTGGTATTCTTGTTACACGTGTCAAGAG GTCTATCTAGGTCTTCAAGGACAAGGTGGCCTCATGAACCTGCTTCATGATGGAGCCTGA
- the LOC113722656 gene encoding uncharacterized protein isoform X2, giving the protein MHLVLGGENASCGQDKRKKKKDEEEEKEGYNYVLLIKNKECICQIYSYRVDKKEALPPLGTLKCSQIYSQYHEACVEERGRKIDLASGSWYSCYTCQEVYLGLQGQGGLMNLLHDGA; this is encoded by the exons ATGCATTTAGTGCTG GGAGGCGAAAATGCTTCTTGCGGACaggacaaaagaaagaagaagaaagatgaagaagaagaaaaggaaggatATAACTATGTGTTGCTCATCAAAAATAAAGAA TGCATTTGCCAGATCTACAGCTACAGAGTGGACAAAAAAGAAGCATTACCACCTCTTGGCACATTGAAGTGCTCCCAAATCTACAGCCAGT ATCATGAAGCTTGCGTGGAAGAACGTGGTAGAAAAATAGACTTGGCTTCTGGTAGCTGGTATTCTTGTTACACGTGTCAAGAG GTCTATCTAGGTCTTCAAGGACAAGGTGGCCTCATGAACCTGCTTCATGATGGAGCCTGA